The Bradysia coprophila strain Holo2 chromosome IV, BU_Bcop_v1, whole genome shotgun sequence genome includes a region encoding these proteins:
- the LOC119066456 gene encoding uncharacterized protein LOC119066456, which yields MSTQHKMLDLNDDCIYHIYEFLPIIDWCALRETCTRFRTISDYCFSRRSGTFELRDISDTSYSPHSLAASDVKHVLRNFGKFMEALTINKNHFEGNVDCNVLVLFVDRYCESLIDLKLVDINLTMSTIAQCNRLFSTLERLVIDQWDDEKSFSSCLAKCTSLTELEFIRLVIPGDCLAYRHIESLQSFKVSRCDEMSYDAMKCFLTINGQLTQVKLFDLYFRKGHGSRNILTDIAKSLPKLEALSLHFNIEFMPDPLPVVEMASLTKLEANLTYVADSNVNAILQGLTLHNKIEHLHLAQFTCTDESIELLCSMKRLKILKLTDTNQLNADVCKRLATRLSDLDEIHIIECKDTSFNEVKEFCVHVPNLKKIIFNRPDDASPSITQEMFSSLVNIRRNQPTKKMLLIFLNDDDLREIKSEFKWSGMEDTLVKQENVLKLVPLEKEHRSTVYEYGSGFRYHSKQFLDDIDVEDESGSDDSSFDGSDDHWVFG from the coding sequence ATGTCGACTCAACACAAAATGCTCGATCTCAACGATGACTGCATCTATCATATCTACGAATTCCTGCCGATAATCGATTGGTGTGCACTACGCGAAACATGCACCCGCTTCCGGACAATTTCTGATTATTGCTTCTCCAGACGAAGCGGAACATTCGAACTGAGGGACATCTCTGACACGTCATACTCTCCACACAGTTTGGCCGCTTCCGACGTGAAACATGTTCTacgaaattttggtaaattcatGGAAGCATTGACTATCAATAAAAACCACTTTGAAGGGAATGTGGATTGCAACGTATTGGTACTGTTTGTCGATCGATATTGCGAGTCGTTAATCGACCTGAAACTTGTCGACATCAATTTGACTATGTCAACGATTGCACAATGCAACCGACTCTTTTCCACTTTGGAACGATTGGTCATCGATCAATGGGacgacgaaaaaagtttttctagTTGTTTGGCTAAATGCACATCGTTAACGGAATTAGAATTTATTCGTCTTGTTATTCCTGGAGATTGTCTGGCCTACAGACACATTGAATCTTTACAATCATTCAAGGTCAGTCGCTGCGACGAAATGAGCTATGATGCGATGAAATGTTTTCTCACCATAAATGGCCAGTTGACGCAAGTCAAATTATTTGATCTTTATTTTCGGAAAGGTCACGGTAGTCGGAACATACTCACAGATATTGCCAAATCGTTGCCAAAATTGGAGGCCCTGAGTCTTCATTTCAACATAGAATTCATGCCGGACCCTCTACCTGTGGTTGAAATGGCGTCCCTTACGAAACTCGAAGCTAATTTAACGTACGTTGCCGATAGCAACGTTAATGCCATTCTACAAGGCCTGACACTGCACAATAAGATCGAACATTTACATTTGGCCCAGTTTACATGTACTGACGAATCGATTGAACTTTTATGTTCGATGAAACGCTTGAAGATACTGAAGCTCACAGACACGAACCAGTTGAATGCAGATGTTTGTAAGAGACTAGCTACACGATTGTCTGACCTAGATGAGATTCATATCATTGAATGCAAAGACACTTCCTTCAATGAGGTCAAAGAGTTTTGTGTTCATGTGccgaatttaaagaaaattatctTCAATCGTCCAGATGATGCGAGCCCATCAATTACGcaagaaatgttttcatcGCTGGTGAACATCAGAAGAAATCAGCCAacgaagaaaatgttgttgatttttctGAACGACGACGATCTACGTGAGATCAAAAGCGAATTTAAATGGAGTGGAATGGAAGACACCTTGGTTAAGCAAGAAAACGTTTTGAAACTGGTGCCGCTGGAGAAAGAACATCGAAGCACTGTTTATGAATACGGTAGTGGTTTTAGGTACcattccaaacaatttttggatGACATTGACGTTGAAGATGAAAGTGGTTCGGACGATTCAAGTTTCGACGGTTCCGACGATCATTGGGTGTTTGGATAG